Proteins encoded together in one Carya illinoinensis cultivar Pawnee chromosome 3, C.illinoinensisPawnee_v1, whole genome shotgun sequence window:
- the LOC122302836 gene encoding uncharacterized protein LOC122302836, with the protein MCVFLYMIEMATLQKFKLLATQCAVVAGSPTQSPSASPVIHLRRRKTLRMLLNRTDRRGRFSRQEDSPELRNRGSDPNRAPDNKKKQKKEKNEEVRIRHKLKDLFVSSPPLEDRVSDKRFQNEEEEEEEEQQQHQQLVGSLPENGSVGGGSLAHRRVRSGGAGSFRPITATFRYRLLRRAWRPVLVTIPE; encoded by the coding sequence atgtgtgttttCTTGTACATGATAGAAATGGCTACCTTGCAGAAATTCAAGCTCCTAGCCACTCAGTGCGCCGTAGTGGCTGGAAGCCCAACTCAGAGCCCATCGGCGAGCCCTGTAATCCACCTCCGCCGCCGAAAGACCCTCCGAATGCTCCTCAATCGCACCGATCGACGTGGACGTTTCTCTCGTCAAGAAGACTCGCCGGAGCTCCGCAACAGGGGTTCGGATCCCAATCGCGCTCCGGATAATaagaagaagcagaagaaggagaagaacgaGGAGGTTAGGATCAGGCACAAGCTGAAGGACCTGTTTGTTTCCTCGCCTCCGCTTGAAGATAGAGTTTCGGACAAGAGATTCcaaaacgaagaagaagaagaagaagaagagcagcAACAGCATCAACAATTGGTCGGGTCTCTACCGGAAAACGGGAGTGTCGGTGGTGGCAGCCTTGCTCATCGGCGTGTCAGAAGCGGAGGAGCCGGTTCTTTCAGGCCAATAACGGCGACGTTTCGGTATAGATTGCTGAGAAGAGCATGGCGACCCGTACTCGTTACCATCCCAGAGTAG